A segment of the Chitinophagaceae bacterium genome:
ACTTCTGGTCCCAAAGGCACTGCAACACAAACCCATAGTCGCTGAAGATAAATTTCATGTGGTGCATATTCTCATGGATGAGGTTACAGACAGAATTGTTGGCACTACAAAGATTTCCCGGTATTTGGATAACTCTAATATAGAAGATCTTTCTGCCGGGGATGAAGTGGATTTAATCGCTTTTCATGAAACGAATCTGGGCATAAAAGTTATTATAAATCAAAAACACGAAGGCTTAATTTACCGGGATGAGATTTTTAAACCCATAAATTACGGCGATACTTTTAAAGGTTATATTAAAAAAATACGTGCTGAAAATAAAATAGACATCAGTCTTGAAAAATTCGGTTATCGTAAAGTTGATCCGGGCGCTGAAAAAATAATGGAGGTCTTAGAAACTTCTGACGGATTTTTGCCTTTGCACGATAAAAGCGATCCGGAATTGATAAAAAAACATTTAGGCATGAGCAAAAAGGTGTTTAAAAAAGCCATTGGCGCAATGTATAAAAAACGACTGATTCGATTGGAAAAAGATGGGATTCACCTGAATAAATCCGGCAAATAAAAGCTGATATAACACATAAATTTTCGCACAGATTTTTTAATTAAAGTACGTAAGTGGAAAAGCAGAATCAGGATTCAATCAGTTTAAATAAATATATCAGCAGCACCGGAATATGCTCCAGAAGAGAGGCTGACCAAATGATAAAAGACGGCCACGTCAGCATTAACAGGGAAATAGCCAAAACCGGCAACCGGGTGTTTGAAGGCGATATCGTAAAAATTAAGGGTAAACTTTTAAAATCAAAACCCAAAGCCGTTTATATCGCCTATAACAAACCCGTCGGCATTGTGAGTACTACCGACTCAAAAGAACCTAAAAATATCATTAAGAGCATCAACTATCCGCAGAGGTTATTTCCTGTCGGCCGCCTGGACAAACAGTCACAGGGTCTTATTTTTTTAACTAATGACGGGGATATCGTAAATAAAATTCTGAGAGCCGGTAATAATCACGAAAAAGAGTATATCGTAAGTGTTCGCCAAAAAATAGACGATCAATTTATCAATAGAATGAGTAACGGAATTCCAATTTTAGGCACCGTTACCAAAAAATGTAAAGTCCAAAAAATCAACGATTTTACCTTTAAAATCATACTGGTACAAGGACTGAACAGACAAATCAGAAGAATGTGTGAGTACCTCGGCTATGATGTAACTAAACTCAAACGCATTCGAATTATGCACATTACATTAGGGAATCTAAAGCCCGGAGAATGGAGAGCATTTACTCAAAAAGAAATCAATACCATCCAAAAACTGATTGCCGTTTCCTCTAAAACAGTTTAAATCTAAAAAAAAGCAGATTCATTAAACAAATTATGATTTTTTATTAATTTAGTGTTTTAATAAGGTCGTATTTATATGATTTTAAATCAACTACACTTTAATTTCTAATTTTTATAGAAAAAGATTGGAGCATTTCTATCACAATTAAAAAAACAAAATGAAAATCTTTAAAAACCTTTTGGTAATTATTCTGATAACTTTTACCATAACTTCCTGTAACAAAAACAGAGTGGAAGTCGGAGATGAACATTTAGGCGGTATTGTTATAGTCGTCGATGATAAAGGAAAAAATGGTGTAATAGCAGCTAAAAAAGACCAAATGGAACGCTCGGGAGTTGACGATTGGCGTAAAGCAAAAGACTTTTGTGCTGCTTATGATTTAGGTGGTCCCGGCTGGAGGTTACCAACTAAAGAGGAACTCATCATCATGAAAGATATGCGAAATATAATAGGTGGTTTTAAAAATGAGGTCTACTGGAGCGGCACTCTAAATGAAGACGGTACTAGAGCGTTTACACAAAATTTTAAACCGAATCAAGGTTTTTTCATCGTTTCTGACTGGAAAAATATTAATACTTGTTTTTACTGTGCAAGAGCGGTAAAAGACTTTTAATCTCATCTCTTTTTGAGATCCTTTAATACAGTGTATTGAATCTTAAATCGCTTTCTACTAAGCGGTAAATCTTTTACTGCACTTAATTTTATTCAATTTCAATTTCACTGTAACCGGCTCCCGTTTTTTTCATATTAATCCGGGTGGTGATTCTTTCTTTTAATTCATTTACGTGTGAAATAATACCTATTGATTTGTTATTCTCATTCTGCATTTGCTCTAAAATACTGATAGCCTGATCCAAAGATTCCGGATCTAAGGAACCGAAACCCTCGTCAATAAACAAAGAATCTATACGGACATTTTTTGCCGCCAAATCAGATAAACCAATAGCAAGTGCAAGACTGATTTTAAAAGTTTCACCACCGGAAAGCGTCGAGACAGATCGCCGGCTATTGCCCATATAGGTATCCATAACTTTTAGTACTGAAGACTCGTCCTGCTGCGGAACATCAAGTATATAACGGTCGGTAAATGCACTTAATCGCTTATTACCAAATTGAATTAACTGCTTAAGTGTCAGATCCTGAACAAAATTAGAAAACTTCTTTCCCTCTGCATCTCCTATCAATTGGTTCATTTTTTTCCAAAGATCAAGGTCTGCCTGCAGCTTTTCCAATTTAGCCTTCTCTGTTGAAAACTTAGCTTTCTGATCTTCATTATTACGCAATTGGTTTTCAATATTTCCTAATTTCTTGTTTTGTTCACTTTCTTCCGTTGTAAAAACATTTTTCTCTTCTTTCAATTTATTAATGTCGCCTATTAACTCTGTTTTTTTACGCATTTCACCTATTTCTAACCTCAGTGATTCGATTATAGAATTCAGTTTTATGCTTTTATTTTTTAGTTCTTCTAATTCTCTTTCCAGATCATCAGCTTCTTTTGGCGACAACAACTTATTTTTTAACTCTTCAATGGAAAAAACTTCGTGCGCACTGAGTTCCTTAAGGAGTTTTTCTGAAGTCTCTGTTTTTTCTTTTTCTAACAACTCTTTTCTTTGTAAAACTTTTGCTAAACTAATTTTTAAGCTTTCTGCAGATGTTGTTTGACGATTAAAATTTTCAGTCAGCTTACTTACATCTTTATCAATATCATCTCCGGTATAAAGGGCATCTTTTTCAGTCTTAAATATTTCAAATTGCTCCTTCTCTTTTTGATATGCTAAAAATACTTTCTGTAGGTCTGCGAGTATATCTGCCGCAGGAAATGTTTTCTCCAAACGAGTTAAATCTTTTTTACGCAAATCAATCTCACTTATTTTCTTTTTTACTTCTTCTAAACTTATGTTTTCAGGCCATTTTAATTCTTTAGCTTTCTGAATAATAGCATTTAATGTTTCTTTATTATTTTCTGTAACTGCTTTTATCTTTTCATTTCTTTCATTTATAAATTTTTCAGCATTAGAGATATTAGTAGAGATTTTAATTTTAGTGTTATTCACTTCCTCTAATTTGCGTTTTTTTTGATTTAATTGCTCTTCCAATAGAGAAATGTTTTGCTTCTTCAACTCTGTAGCGTAAGGATGTTCTGTAGAGCCACACAAAGGGCATGCCTCGCCTTCCTGTAATTCAGTCCGGTAATCTTCCAGACTTTTCGTTTTATGCAGCTCTGAAACTTGTTTTTCCAAATCCGGCAATTCTTTATTTAAAGTTTCAAACTCCACCTCTATTTTCTTCAAATCAGTTTCAAAGCTTGTGATTTCCTTTTTCCTGTCATTTATTTCATTATTATAATCGGCTATAAGATTACGCGTATTTTCATCCAATTGCTTTTTATCCTTCAGTGATTCTGCCTTGTCAATAGTTGATTGTATAACTAAACCTTCCTGCTTAACTACATCAAGTGAGTCAAATCCGGATTTAGCGATTTCACTAACAAAAGATGCTTTTTTAAGCTCTATTTCTTTTAAAATAAAATCTGCTTTTTGATCATGGTCAATTTCAACATCAAAATTACGCAGATGCTTAATTTGGTTTTTAATTCCTTCAACATGCTGTCTGGCATTTCTATTATGCCCATTAGCTTTTTCTATAAGCACAGAGACTTTCTTTTTAAACTCTTGTAAATCCTCATTAAAAAGCTCTTTTTCTATCTCTTTCTTCAGTAATTTAGAAGCTGCGTTTAAAGTTTCCGTTAAATCCTTTTCTACCTTTTGAATATCAGCAGAAATTTCATTTTCATCTTTCAATGCTTGTTTTAATCCTAAGGTTTTGTTTTCCAACCGATCTAATTCAGATTGAAAATGCCTTAACTTTTTATGTGATTGAAGCCTTATTTTATCATTTTTACGGCTATTTTTTTCAACTTCATGTTCAGACCATTCTTTATTTTTTGCAAGTAAATCTTGCTCTTTTTTCTCAAGACCCTCAGTATGGTTGATTTTTTCGGTTAAAGTTTGAATTTTCTTTTTGAGTATGGTTATTTGTTCATTGCTTTGTTTTTTTTCGATTTCTAAATTTTCAATGGTTTCCTCATCCAGAATTTCTATGCCTTCCATGCGTAAATGCTGATCTTTCACTTCGGTTTGGGCAGAGACAAATTTTCTATATGTCCTTCGGCCTATTTCTCTGTAAATTGAAGCTCCTGTAATTTCTTCCAGAAGCTTATTCCGCTCATCTTTTGCTGAGAGTAAAAGTTTTGAAAACTGACCTTGAGCTAAAATCATAGATTGAACAAATTGCTCATAATTCAGTCCTATAATTTCTTCATTTTTTGTAACTACATCTCCTTTTTTATCTGCTATAATTACTTGGGTTTGTAAATCTGTCAGCTCTTGCTTTCTATCACTTAAATTTTTGTTTCTGTTCTTTTTTATTGACCAGGACGAAAGGTATTTCTTTTCTTTTACTTCATATTCTACCTCTACATAACAATCATCCGTATTTTTTGTCATTATAACTCCCGTCTCCTCTATGATTGTATTGGTTATGAGCTTGTCAATACGAGGAATCCGGTTATACAAGGCAAGAGTTATGACATCCAGAAGCGTTGATTTTCCCGAGCCGGTTGCGCCTGTAATTACAAATAAACCGGCTTCTGCCAATAACCCACCGGCAAAGTCAATTTCATGCTCTCCGCGTAAAGAATGTATATTTTTAAATCTTATTTTTAATATCTTCACAATCTGTTTTTTATTTAGCCCAAACGGTCTTGGCTTACAATTTTAATTTACTTATTCTTTTTCATGAATTTCGGATAAAATCTCTCTGAAAGCATTTTTTAATTGCCCGACATCCGCTAAATCAGCTTCCTGCTCCAGTCTTTTTTCAAATAACTGCATAGGTTTGTAAGAAGAAATATCATCAGCCTCAGACAGCAAGCTTGATGTACCTTCAATTGCATTTTTAAAAACGAGCTTGAATTTTATTAACTGAAGGTTTACATTTTCTTCGGATGTGATCATCTCTTCATATTCACTAATGATAGTACTACTTTCATTTTCTTCTGTCACAATTATCTCTGCCAAATCTGCTAAGGGCGTTTCAGAATTATAATCCTCAATTTTGCTTTTCACACTTTCTAAATCTCCCTTTATCAAAACTAAATTCCGAAATCGGGGCACTTCAAGTCTCGAAAAATCAAACTTTTCCTTGTCGATATTAATTATGATTACTTCTTTTTTGTCTTCTTTTTCACTAAAACTTAAGGGAATCGGTGAGCCACAGTATCGAATATGCTCATGACCGGCACTTTGGGGCTTGTGAATATGACCCAAAGCAATATAATTTGCTTTATTACCAAAAATACGAGACTCTATACCGGCCTGATTACCAATTTGGATTTCACGTTCGCTATCTGAAACCACGGCACCCTGAGCAAATAAATGAGCCATAATTATAAACGGAATGCCATCGTAATGCTGTGTGTAATATTGATTCACTTCTTCAAAATAAGTTTCCATTCCGGCGCGTAATTGTTCTATTTTATCCTCATAAGATTCGCCCGGAGCAGCTTTTCGGATATCTTTATCCCTCAAAAAAGGAACCCCTGCCACAACTAGCTGCTCACCCCCTTTTTCAACTTTAATAAAAATATCTTTAATGTCTGAAGTAGCTCCTCCAATTACATGAATGTCCAAAGCATCTAATATATCTTTGGGAGCATTTAAAACCAAAGGAGAATCATGATTTCCGCCCGTGATAATCACTTTACAACGGAGGTGCAGCATCTTTTTTAAAAACGTATAATACTGCCTTAGCGCATGCTGTGAAGGATTTGCCTGATCAAACAAATCCCCGGACATAAGCAAAACATCAATCTTTTCTTTTTGAATCAACTCAGTCAGCCAGTCAAAAAATAGCTGAATATCTTCAGATAAATCAATTTTATGGAGTTGTTTGCCAATGTGCCAGTCAGAAGTATGTAGAATTTTCATACCACCAAATTTAAAACATCTAATTACGCATTTTTGCTTTCTGTAATTTTTTTTTAAAAAAATTGATGTTTTTAAATCTTTATTAGGCTAAAAAGCTGTTTGTAAAGGGGTCTGATCTAAATCAATAATATAAATACTTTTTCCGTGACCGACAGTCATAAATTTAGACTCATTCATAATGGCTATTGAATAAAGAGATAACTTTTCCGGTATTTGAAAACGTTCTGTCTCATTTGTTTTCCGGTTTATCATTATAACATCCCCACTTTGTGTGGTAGAAATGATTTTACCATTTATACTTTGCATTGTCCATAAACAGCCGGTTTCTTCAAACATTTCTGTATTCTGATTTATCCGTCCGGCAATTCCGTTCCTGTTATATCTGAAATTAGGTGCCCCGCCGTAAATAAGGCCATCTATATCATTGACAACATAAATCAGGCCTCTAACTCTGTCCAGTCGATTCCACTCTTTAAAATCGGTGGTCTTCAATATATGTGAATTCACTCCATTAAATGTAGCTGCAATTAAACTGCCATCATCTTTTTGAAGTATAGACCATACAAAGTGACTTC
Coding sequences within it:
- a CDS encoding GntR family transcriptional regulator; this translates as MIYIGKYNKLQVLKDTPQGKYLGDDVGNEVLLPNVFIPEGLETGDEIEVFVYRDSEERPVATTEKPLATVGEFATLEIGSVLDIGTFFNWGLPKQLLVPKALQHKPIVAEDKFHVVHILMDEVTDRIVGTTKISRYLDNSNIEDLSAGDEVDLIAFHETNLGIKVIINQKHEGLIYRDEIFKPINYGDTFKGYIKKIRAENKIDISLEKFGYRKVDPGAEKIMEVLETSDGFLPLHDKSDPELIKKHLGMSKKVFKKAIGAMYKKRLIRLEKDGIHLNKSGK
- the rluF gene encoding 23S rRNA pseudouridine(2604) synthase RluF, giving the protein MEKQNQDSISLNKYISSTGICSRREADQMIKDGHVSINREIAKTGNRVFEGDIVKIKGKLLKSKPKAVYIAYNKPVGIVSTTDSKEPKNIIKSINYPQRLFPVGRLDKQSQGLIFLTNDGDIVNKILRAGNNHEKEYIVSVRQKIDDQFINRMSNGIPILGTVTKKCKVQKINDFTFKIILVQGLNRQIRRMCEYLGYDVTKLKRIRIMHITLGNLKPGEWRAFTQKEINTIQKLIAVSSKTV
- the sbcD gene encoding exonuclease subunit SbcD — its product is MKILHTSDWHIGKQLHKIDLSEDIQLFFDWLTELIQKEKIDVLLMSGDLFDQANPSQHALRQYYTFLKKMLHLRCKVIITGGNHDSPLVLNAPKDILDALDIHVIGGATSDIKDIFIKVEKGGEQLVVAGVPFLRDKDIRKAAPGESYEDKIEQLRAGMETYFEEVNQYYTQHYDGIPFIIMAHLFAQGAVVSDSEREIQIGNQAGIESRIFGNKANYIALGHIHKPQSAGHEHIRYCGSPIPLSFSEKEDKKEVIIINIDKEKFDFSRLEVPRFRNLVLIKGDLESVKSKIEDYNSETPLADLAEIIVTEENESSTIISEYEEMITSEENVNLQLIKFKLVFKNAIEGTSSLLSEADDISSYKPMQLFEKRLEQEADLADVGQLKNAFREILSEIHEKE